From the genome of Glycine soja cultivar W05 chromosome 14, ASM419377v2, whole genome shotgun sequence:
aaaaaaacagaagaaccTTGAGCATGTACCGAGCAGAAGATAATCCAAGTACATATATAATCACTACAAAACACAAATTCCTTCCATTTACACAAACCAAAGCCACCAAAGAAGGCCAAACCCTCAGCCTCCGAAACCATAGAGAGTCCTTCCCTGCCTCTTGAGAGCGTAAACGACATCCATGGCCGTCACTGTCTTCCTCCTAGCGTGCTCCGTGTACGTCACGGCATCGCGAATCACGTTCTCGAGAAAGATCTTGAGCACGCCCCTGGTCTCTTCGTAGATCAAACCACTGATTCTCTTCACGCCACCTCTTCTCGCCAGTCTCCGAATCGCGGGCTTCGTGATTCCCTGGATATTGTCGCGGAGCACCTTGCGATGCCTCTTTGCTCCTCCCTTTCCTAAACCCTTCCCACCCTTTCCGCGACCCGACATTGTTGCTGCTTTTCttggttgaaacttgaaaaatGAGAGAATTTGGGAATTAGGGTTTTTGATTTGATGATGGGAAAGGGTGGGAGGGAATGTGGTATTTATTTGGAGCGGGAAGAGTGCGGGTATTATGAATCGAGATTCGAGAGTGGGTTTCTTTCATCGTGGCCGTCCGGGGGTTTCTTAATCGACGGCTTGTGAGCGCGATCCGTGGTGAGGAGTGTAGGACGTTGTGGAGCGTTGATGGAAATGTTTCGACGGTTTAGATTGGTTTGTCGAAAAGAAGCCACGGATCGGGATTTTCTATCGCCTAGGGACCCGTACTTCGTAACAGCCAgctgcttaaaaaaaaaaggatataattttaatgatacATTATTGGTATGTTTGAATacaagaaaaacataaatatagtaaaaacaaaattctattttggtgaagaaatagaggaaagaaaaggaagagaaaatttgatttatggaaaggaaatttaaaatttttttcctcttatt
Proteins encoded in this window:
- the LOC114383094 gene encoding histone H4; the protein is MSGRGKGGKGLGKGGAKRHRKVLRDNIQGITKPAIRRLARRGGVKRISGLIYEETRGVLKIFLENVIRDAVTYTEHARRKTVTAMDVVYALKRQGRTLYGFGG